The following coding sequences lie in one Pontibacter sp. G13 genomic window:
- a CDS encoding gliding motility-associated C-terminal domain-containing protein, producing the protein MKKIYGNLLFLICSACLSIVFLGLTEAPATPSPETCVSYVPAAISPNGDGINDLFEIQFECEPEEFTIRIINEAHQIVYSSSDLGAKWDGSFEGVPLPEGYYQWELIVNRRGTSHTQNGELLLVR; encoded by the coding sequence ATGAAGAAGATATACGGAAATCTGCTATTCCTCATCTGCTCCGCTTGTCTGTCAATCGTCTTTTTGGGATTGACGGAGGCGCCAGCCACTCCTTCACCGGAGACATGCGTATCCTACGTTCCAGCGGCCATTTCGCCGAATGGAGATGGGATTAATGACCTCTTCGAGATTCAATTCGAATGTGAGCCTGAAGAATTCACCATCCGCATCATCAATGAAGCGCATCAGATCGTGTATAGCAGTAGCGATCTCGGAGCCAAATGGGATGGTTCATTCGAAGGTGTACCGCTCCCAGAAGGGTATTACCAGTGGGAATTGATCGTCAACCGTCGCGGAACTTCTCACACCCAAAATGGCGAATTGCTCCTGGTCCGATAA